A portion of the Osmerus mordax isolate fOsmMor3 chromosome 28 unlocalized genomic scaffold, fOsmMor3.pri SUPER_28_unloc_8, whole genome shotgun sequence genome contains these proteins:
- the bri3bp gene encoding BRI3-binding protein, whose protein sequence is MKGIKLHVTVLLLVASVLCAEAGRSRKDSSNQNSFRRAANGVYQTLSNIFGEDNIRGLYKFFSKTTERFVYGVDAFLDTLWKIWTDLLDVLGIDSSNLSLYFSPTSLSTSPARALLLVAAVLVAYWFLSLFLGGFFYLLHAVFGRFFWLVRVLLFSLSCLYILQKFEGDPERAVLPLCFIMVVYFMTGPVGAYWRRGGGAASLEEKIDHLDTQIRLLNIRLSRVIDSLERPGEL, encoded by the exons ATGAAGGGAATCAAACTACACGTAACCGTGCTTCTGCTCGTGGCTTCTGTGCTGTGTGCAGAGGCGGGCAGAAGCCGGAAAGACTCCAGCAACCAGAACAGTTTCAGAAGGGCGGCGAATGGGGTCTACCAGACACTGAGCAACATCTTTGGAGAGGACAACATCAGAGGCCTTTACAAG TTCTTCTCGAAGACTACTGAGCGCTTTGTGTATGGAGTCGACGCTTTCCTGGACACCCTGTGGAAGATCTGGACTGACCTCCTGGATGTGTTGGGCATCGACT cctccaaCCTAAGCCTATACTtcagccccacctccctctccacctccccggcCCGGGCCTTGCTGCTGGTGGCGGCTGTGCTGGTGGCCTACTGGTTCCTGTCCTTGTTCCTGGGGGGATTCTTCTACCTGCTGCACGCTGTGTTTGGGCGCTTCTTCTGGCTGGTGCGCGTCCTGCTGTTCTCGCTCTCCTGCCTCTACATCCTGCAGAAGTTCGAGGGCGACCCGGAGCGGGCGGTGCTGCCTCTGTGCTTCATCATGGTGGTGTACTTCATGACGGGGCCGGTGGGGGCGTactggaggaggggcgggggcgcCGCCTCGCTGGAGGAGAAGATCGACCATCTGGACACCCAGATCAGACTGCTCAACATCCGGCTCAGCAGGGTCATAGATAGCCTGGAGCGCCCTGGGGAGCtgtag